One Euphorbia lathyris chromosome 1, ddEupLath1.1, whole genome shotgun sequence DNA segment encodes these proteins:
- the LOC136217149 gene encoding rust resistance kinase Lr10-like: MSNFKGLVVIVIVVTIFYLSQVAAEEDECLETSCREGGPVIRFPFRLKDRQPCRCGYPGFDLFCTKHNHTLLELPFSVNLFVKRIDYKNQMIHLQEPAMCLPRHLQNLNLSSSPFHFNQPYQHGFTFFNCTSVNEYVLNISCLGSPGYKVYAVLSDTNMAYIPSFSSCTKMYDISPVPYDVFDENNDLVLNWWEPFCSDCADHKQKCRLKSDTTSPLKTECYGNLETRKGETQTQLIAVSVLCFLIPVVVIAIICYIYRANKAERENQVRIERFLEDYKALKPIRYCYADIKRITNNFKDKLGEGAYGTVFKGKLCHGITVAVKILNFSKGNGDEFINEVGTIGRIHHVNVVRLVGYCADGFRRALVYEFLPNESLEKFIFSKDRNKHVLGWEKLLKIALGVAKGIEYLHQGCEQRILHFDIKPQNVLLDYNFNPKISDFGLAKLCSKDRSAVTMTAARGTMGYVAPEVFSRNFGNVSCKSDVYSFGMLLLEMVGGRKNTDEKVKNGSGIYFPEWIYNHLNKGEELRICIGGEEGDAEIAKRVAIVGLWCIQWHPVNRPSMKTVIQMLERDNLRIPPNPFSSNRSYTSSQIMNQKSSEQELAATLKHKYQI, translated from the exons ATGAGCAACTTCAAAGGACTAGTCGTCATCGTCATCGTCGTCACCATTTTCTACCTCTCTCAGGTAGCAGCAGAAGAAGATGAGTGTCTCGAAACAAGTTGCAGAGAAGGCGGACCAGTAATCCGGTTTCCCTTTCGACTCAAAGATAGGCAACCGTGTCGCTGTGGCTATCCCGGGTTCGATCTATTTTGCACGAAACACAACCACACTTTATTAGAACTACCATTTTCAGTTAACCTTTTCGTTAAGAGAATTGATTACAAGAACCAAATGATACACCTTCAAGAACCAGCTATGTGTCTACCTAGACACCTTCAAAACCTCAATTTATCTTCATCTCCTTTCCATTTCAATCAACCATACCAGCATGGCTTCACCTTCTTCAATTGTACATCTGTAAATGAGTATGTTCTGAACATTTCTTGCCTCGGAAGTCCCGGATACAAGGTTTATGCTGTCCTTTCCGACACAAATATGGCCTATATTCCATCCTTCTCATCTTGCACTAAGATGTATGATATATCACCAGTTCCGTATGATGTGTTCGACGAGAATAATGACCTTGTTTTGAACTGGTGGGAACCATTCTGCTCTGATTGTGCAGACCACAAGCAGAAGTGTAGATTGAAGAGTGATACTACTAGCCCCCTCAAAACCGAATGCTACGGGAATCTCGAAACAAGAAAAG GTGAAACCCAAACGCAACTGATTGCAGTATCAGTGCTGTGTTTCCTCATTCCTGTTGTTGTAATTGCTATAATATGCTATATATACAGGGCGAATAAGGCTGAGAGAGAAAATCAGGTCCGGATTGAAAGGTTTCTGGAGGATTACAAGGCTCTTAAGCCGATAAGATACTGTTATGCTGATATTAAGAGGATCACGAATAATTTCAAGGATAAGCTAGGCGAAGGAGCTTATGGGACGGTATTCAAAGGAAAGCTCTGCCATGGAATTACTGTCGCTGTTAAGATCCTCAACTTTTCCAAAGGGAATGGAGATGAATTCATCAATGAAGTTGGAACCATTGGTAGAATTCATCATGTGAATGTGGTTCGTTTGGTTGGCTACTGCGCGGATGGATTCAGAAGGGCTCTAGTTTACGAGTTCCTGCCGAATGAATCATTGGAGAAGTTCATATTTTCAAAAGACAGAAACAAGCATGTTCTCGGCTGGGAGAAACTTCTGAAAATTGCCTTAGGTGTGGCCAAAGGGATTGAGTATCTTCACCAAGGATGCGAACAACGAATCCTACATTTTGATATCAAACCTCAAAATGTTCTCCTTGATTAcaattttaatccaaaaatttcagattttggtCTGGCAAAGTTGTGTTCCAAGGACCGAAGTGCAGTAACAATGACAGCAGCTCGGGGCACAATGGGCTACGTTGCACCTGAAGTGTTCTCCAGGAACTTCGGAAATGTGTCCTGCAAATCAGATGTTTATAGTTTTGGTATGTTGCTACTAGAAATGGTTGGAGGGAGGAAAAATACTGATGAAAAAGTGAAGAACGGTTCCGGAATTTACTTCCCGGAATGGATATATAATCACTTGAATAAAGGGGAAGAGCTAAGAATCTGCATTGGGGGAGAAGAGGGAGATGCTGAAATTGCAAAGAGAGTTGCAATTGTTGGTCTTTGGTGCATTCAATGGCACCCGGTAAATCGCCCTTCCATGAAAACTGTAATTCAAATGCTGGAAAGAGACAATTTGAGAATTCCTCCAAACCCATTTTCCTCCAACAGATCTTATACAAGTAGTCAAATTATGAACCAAAAATCATCAGAACAAGAATTAGCAGCAACTTTGAAACATAAATATCAAATTTGA
- the LOC136223859 gene encoding rust resistance kinase Lr10-like: protein MGKLTILLLSLIIHFHSCYSQTSYTCPPSSCGDLHNITFPFRLKTDPQNCGFPSSAFELSCENNQTVLSLYAGKYLVQAINYTDFTIRVVDASVNQNSCSSIPQYSLTGANFTSYDPYVWFTPYWNFDSKPAKLIVFMKCDNPVNSVKYVETAPCVNRSYSYVMDNFTSVADVENSCSVELMVVSRLPARVGENVSFREIHSDLVYGFVIWWNPISCETCRDGKEICRLPNGLNQPQCSDGPSFFRRLGDLLEGGRWFILMLIGAIIISRSICCTPFVVAFLGYTWSRRHKSMYDSIEEFLQNQNNLAPVRYSYSQIKKMTNGFKDKLGEGGYGSVYKAKLRSGRFAAVKMLGKSKANGQDFINEVGSIGQVHHVNVVQLVGFCAEGSRRALVYDFMPNGSLDKYVLSREGNIHLSWKQMHEISLGVARGIDYLHRGCEMQILHFDIKPHNILLDENFVPKVSDFGLAKLCATSDTTLTLTAARGTIGYIAPELFYKNIGGVSYKADVYSFGMLLLEMVGKKKNLNAETGHSSQTYFPNWVYNEVVDGKVAIKNAKDGEEKLVKKMVTVALWCIQMKPSDRPSMNKVLEMLEADSESLPVPPKPSLYTEEKPMRFEDDTDDETWSSSMLLDSSDSVSLLENSY, encoded by the exons ATGGGCAAATTAaccattcttcttctttctctgatCATACACTTCCACTCTTGCTATTCCCAAACTAGCTATACATGTCCTCCTTCCTCCTGCGGTGATCTCCACAACATAACCTTCCCTTTCCGATTAAAAACCGATCCTCAAAATTGCGGTTTCCCTTCTTCTGCTTTTGAACTTTCTTGTGAAAACAACCAAACAGTCTTATCTTTATACGCCGGAAAATACCTTGTTCAAGCTATCAATTACACCGATTTCACAATTAGAGTCGTTGATGCTTCCGTTAATCAAAATAGCTGCTCCTCTATTCCCCAATATTCTCTAACCGGAGCTAATTTCACTTCTTATGATCCTTACGTTTGGTTTACTCCGTATTGGAATTTCGATAGCAAACCAGCTAAGCTTATAGTGTTCATGAAGTGTGATAATCCCGTGAATTCGGTTAAGTATGTGGAGACTGCTCCTTGTGTTAATCGGAGCTATTCTTATGTTATGGATAATTTTACCAGTGTTGCAGATGTGGAGAATTCTTGCAGCGTAGAGCTTATGGTTGTGTCGCGGTTGCCGGCGAGGGTTGGCGAGAATGTTTCATTCAGGGAGATTCATAGTGATTTGGTATATGGGTTTGTGATTTGGTGGAATCCAATTAGCTGTGAAACTTGCCGGGATGGTAAAGAAATCTGTCGTCTTCCAAATGGCTTGAACCAGCCCCAATGCTCAGATG GACCCAGCTTTTTCAGACGTTTGGGAGACCTATTGGAAG GGGGGCGTTGGTTCATACTAATGCTCATTG GAGCAATCATTATATCAAGAAGTATCTGCTGCACCCCTTTTGTGGTTGCATTTTTGGGCTATACTTGGTCAAGGAGGCATAAATCAATGTATGACAGCATTGAAGAATTCCTACAAAACCAAAACAATCTAGCCCCTGTAAGATACTCTTACTCACAAATCAAGAAAATGACCAATGGATTCAAGGACAAGTTAGGCGAAGGCGGCTATGGCTCTGTATATAAAGCGAAGCTTCGCAGTGGTCGATTTGCAGCAGTAAAGATGTTAGGCAAGTCCAAAGCAAACGGTCAAGATTTTATCAATGAAGTAGGATCCATTGGACAGGTTCATCATGTTAATGTGGTACAACTGGTTGGTTTTTGTGCAGAGGGATCGAGGCGTGCTCTCGTATACGATTTCATGCCTAACGGATCTCTCGACAAGTATGTCTTATCACGGGAAGGGAATATACATTTGAGCTGGAAACAAATGCACGAGATTTCGTTGGGAGTTGCTCGAGGAATTGATTATCTACACCGAGGCTGTGAGATGCAGATTCTGCATTTCGACATCAAACCTCACAACATTCTTCTTGATGAGAACTTTGTTCCGAAGGTATCTGATTTTGGTCTTGCTAAACTATGTGCAACAAGTGATACTACATTGACTCTTACTGCAGCAAGAGGAACAATCGGTTATATAGCACCGGAATTGTTCTATAAAAACATTGGTGGTGTATCATATAAAGCTGATGTTTATAGTTTTGGAATGTTGTTATTGGAAATGGTaggaaagaagaagaatttgaatGCGGAAACAGGACATTCGAGCCAAACATACTTCCCGAACTGGGTATATAATGAGGTTGTGGATGGAAAAGTTGCAATAAAAAATGCTAAAGATGGTGAAGAAAAATTGGTGAAGAAGATGGTCACAGTAGCATTGTGGTGCATACAGATGAAGCCTAGTGATCGTCCTTCGATGAATAAAGTACTAGAGATGCTTGAAGCAGATTCCGAAAGTCTACCTGTACCTCCTAAACCTAGTCTATACACAGAAGAAAAGCCAATGAGATTCGAAGACGATACAGATGATGAAACTTGGTCATCCTCTATGTTACTTGATTCTTCTGATTCAGTTAGTTTACTTGAGAATTCTTATTGA
- the LOC136223876 gene encoding rust resistance kinase Lr10-like, which produces MLHKTLTFAFIIFLFLFQQQPCTSQKLHHCEHPSSCGTLINISYPFRLKSDPSNCGDANYELSCENNQPFLNLYSGKYHVRSINYNNSTIRVVDVGVSDGNCSSIPLYTLSYANFHWKDPFHLSHNNRDDVLMFLSCRTSMESDVYIDASSCVNGEGYQYVLVGEVMASEVGDWCTIDQISPIDLAILRNEYGNVSIKDVRRSLESGFELSWSNIVCGDCRKQGFCIFERDTSMVRCTEACSFYHVSSLHCAVQLAPVYFVFLSFNITFFIGLLTATKCICGAPVVFIFLILKWRKRHLSMFDSVEEFLQNHNNLMPIRYSYSQLKKMTNDFKNKLGEGGCGSVYKGKLRSGNFVAVKILSKSRAEGQEFVNEVATIGRIHHVNIVKLIGFCADGSKRALIYEFMPNGSLDKYVLSSENNISLSWEKIYEISLGVARGIEYLHCGCDMQILHFDIKPHNILLDENFTPKVSDFGLAKLCPNNSNNIGVTLTGVRGTIGYIAPELLYKNIGGVSYKADVYSFGMLLMEMAGKRNKKKGVEDADSSSEESYFPFSMYDQLMDGKEIEIDDGTEEFEKKIVKKIVMVALWCIQINPSNRPPMNKVVKMLEELESIPLPPRLFLYPEETSVTDTED; this is translated from the exons ATGTTACACAAAACACTTACTTTTGCATTCAtaatcttcctcttcctcttccaacAACAACCTTGTACATCTCAAAAACTTCATCACTGTGAACATCCATCATCCTGTGGCACCCTCATTAACATCTCCTATCCGTTTCGCCTAAAATCCGATCCATCAAATTGCGGAGACGCTAACTACGAACTTTCCTGTGAAAACAACCAACCTTTCCTCAACTTATATTCAGGAAAATACCATGTTAGATCAATCAATTACAACAACTCAACTATTCGAGTTGTCGATGTTGGTGTTTCGGATGGAAACTGTTCTTCAATCCCTTTATATACCTTAAGTTACGCTAACTTTCACTGGAAAGATCCATTTCATCTCTCACACAATAACAGAGATGATGTTTTGATGTTCTTAAGTTGTAGAACTTCAATGGAATCTGATGTTTACATTGATGCTTCATCATGTGTAAATGGAGAAGGTTATCAGTATGTTTTAGTGGGGGAAGTAATGGCTTCTGAAGTTGGAGATTGGTGTACTATTGATCAAATATCTCCAATTGATTTAGCTATTTTGCGAAACGAGTATGGAAACGTTTCGATTAAGGATGTTCGGAGGAGTCTTGAGTCCGGGTTTGAGCTGTCTTGGTCTAACATTGTCTGTGGAGATTGCAGAAAGCAAGGGttttgtatatttgaaagaGATACATCAATGGTTAGATGCACTGAGGCTTGTAGTTTTTATCATGTGTCTTCCTTACATT GTGCTGTGCAGCTCGCTCCCGTGTATTTCGTTT TTCTTTCATTCAACATAACCTTCTTCATCG GATTACTTACAGCCACAAAATGTATATGTGGAGCACCGGTTGTGTTCATCTTCTTAATTCTCAAATGGCGAAAAAGACATTTATCAATGTTCGATTCGGTAGAAGAATTTCTTCAAAATCACAACAATCTCATGCCAATAAGATACTCATATTCTCAACTCAAGAAAATGACTAATGATTTCAAGAACAAATTAGGAGAAGGAGGCTGTGGTTCTGTCTACAAAGGAAAGCTCCGAAGTGGCAACTTTGTAGCAGTAAAAATACTATCTAAATCAAGAGCAGAAGGCCAAGAATTCGTCAATGAAGTTGCCACAATAGGAAGAATTCATCATGTCAACATTGTCAAACTAATCGGGTTCTGCGCGGACGGATCAAAACGCGCTCTCATATACGAATTCATGCCTAATGGATCCCTCGATAAGTATGTCCTTTCGTCCGAAAACAACATATCCTTGAGCTGGGAAAAAATATACGAGATTTCTCTAGGAGTAGCTCGTGGTATAGAGTACTTGCATTGCGGTTGCGACATGCAAATACTCCATTTTGACATCAAGCCTCACAATATTCTTCTCGACGAGAACTTCACTCCGAAAGTCTCGGATTTCGGGCTTGCGAAACTGTGTCCTAATAACAGTAACAACATTGGTGTAACTCTTACCGGAGTACGAGGGACAATAGGATATATAGCGCCCGAGTTGCTTTATAAGAACATTGGGGGTGTTTCGTATAAAGCGGATGTGTATAGTTTCGGAATGTTGTTGATGGAAATGGCtggtaaaagaaataaaaagaaaggcgTTGAAGATGCTGATTCAAGTTCGGAGGAAAGTTACTTTCCTTTTAGTATGTATGATCAATTGATGGATGGAAAGGAGATTGAGATTGATGACGGAACCGAAGAATTTGAAAAGAAGATAGTTAAGAAGATAGTAATGGTGGCATTGTGGTGCATTCAAATAAACCCTTCGAATAGGCCTCCGATGAACAAAGTTGTGAAGATGTTAGAAGAATTAGAAAGCATACCGTTGCCTCCTCGGCTCTTTCTATATCCCGAAGAAACTTCGGTTACGGATACTGAAGACTAG
- the LOC136217159 gene encoding uncharacterized mitochondrial protein AtMg00810-like, with amino-acid sequence MHQPLGFRDPKYPDHVCLLQKSLYGLKQAPRAWYQRFANFVIKIGFSNSISDSSLFVYKQGSDMAYLLLYVDDIVLITSSDKLQASIMSQLSSEFAMKDLGPLHYFLGISVTHSPWSLFLSQRKYASEIIDKAGLSSCNSATTPVDTKQKLSISSGSAYHDPTEYRRLAGALQYLTLTRPDISYAVQQVCLFMHNPKTTHMAALKRILRYVKGTIEFGLTLLASPLSQLVSYTDADWAGCPDTHRSTSGYCVFLGDNLVSWSAKRQPTLSRSSAEAEYRGVANVVSETCWIRNLLLELGCPIQKSSLVYCDNINAVYLTGNPVQHHRTKHVKMDIHFVRERVAKGEVRVLSLSNR; translated from the coding sequence ATGCATCAACCATTGGGGTTCCGGGATCCCAAGTATCCTGATCATGTCTGTCTGCTGCAAAAATCCTTGTATGGCCTTAAACAGGCTCCTCGGGCCTGGTATCAACGATTCGCTAATTTTGTCATCAAAATCGGTTTCTCCAATAGCATCTCTGACAGCTCTCTATTTGTCTACAAACAAGGATCTGACATGGCCTACCTTCTtctgtatgttgatgatatagtGCTAATAACCTCTTCTGACAAACTTCAGGCTTCCATAATGTCCCAATTGAGCTCcgaatttgcaatgaaagacttgggtccCCTACATTACTTCTTGGGAATATCAGTAACTCACTCTCCATGGTCACTATTCCTCTCTCAGCGGAAGTATGCTTCCGAAATTATTGACAAAGCCGGACTCAGCTCTTGCAATTCGGCCACCACCCCAGTGGACACCAAGCAAAAGTTAAGTATCTCTTCTGGCTCTGCTTACCATGATCCTACTGAATATAGAAGATTGGCTGGTGCACTTCAGTATCTTACTCTTACCCGACCTGACATCTCATACGCGGTTCAACAAGTCTGCCTGTTCATGCACAACCCCAAAACAACACACATGGCTGCCCTTAAACGCATTCTCAGGTATGTTAAAGGCACTATTGAGTTTGGGCTCACACTCCTAGCATCTCCTCTCAGTCAATTGGTTTCATATACGGATGCCGATTGGGCAGGCTGTCCCGACACTCACCGTTCAACATCAGGCTACTGTGTATTCCTAGGAGACAACCTAGTCTCGTGGTCCGCGAAGAGACAGCCAACGCTGTCCCGTTCCAGCGCAGAGGCCGAATATCGCGGCGTTGCCAACGTTGTGTCTGAGACATGCTGGATCCGCAATCTCCTATTAGAACTTGGCTGTCCAATTCAGAAATCCTCCTTAGTGTACTGTGACAACATCAACGCAGTCTATCTGACAGGCAACCCGGTTCAACACCACCGCACTAAGCATGTGAAAATGGATATTCATTTTGTCCGAGAACGAGTTGCCAAAGGAGAGGTTCGTGTCCTCTCGTTATCAAATCgctga